A region from the Candidatus Thiothrix putei genome encodes:
- a CDS encoding SNF2-related protein gives MRLTPHQSQYYAWQLTRHAASNSLESLAPTLVNAQIDLNPHQVEAALFAYENPLSKGVILADEVGLGKTIEAGLVIAQRWAERKRRILIIVPANLRKQWHQELQDKFGLPCLLLESKNYNTLQKAGTRHPFDNTDHIIIGSYQFAKSKAKDVKAVDWDLVVMDEAHRLRNVYKTGNVIARTLKETLAHVHSKILLTATPLQNSLLELYGLVSLIDDRVFGDLESFRTQFGQANRETTLQNLRHRISPFCKRTLRRQVQQYVPYTKRIPILEEFTPTQDERDFSNLVAEYLRRPKLQALPDGQRQLISLVLWKLLASSTHAIAGALETMANRLQATLDDPNKLDLAMLDDDYEALDETAEEWDDEDQINDKPLNVREAIQQEMGELRLFKEKADQIRDNSKGQALLLALDKAFKELERLGAAKKAIIFTESKRTQSYLQNLLKNTPYGAGLVLFNGTNSDTQAQQIHKAWAQHHAGTDKVSGSKTADTRAALVDYFREEGSVMIATEAGAEGINLQFCSLVINYDLPWNPQRIEQRIGRCHRYGQKHDVVVVNFVDLSNEADKRVYELLAQKFQLFEGVFGASDEVLGAIGSGIDFERRIARIYQTCRKPEEIRSSFAALQQELAGEITEAMTQTRQLQTVSALAQEEQHLLVAAVDRNGHVLALDDPDKLLRIPAMVTATPIDLPDSPLLQYDLEQRKNALLREINDRNLSYFDQEVQKLDGWADDLKLGLEQEIKDIDREIKEVRRTAAIAPTLDEKLHWQKRQRELETKRSKSRRELFRRQDDIDEQRNELITELEDRLQQRVEEQVLFTIEWELV, from the coding sequence ATGCGACTGACTCCTCACCAATCCCAATACTACGCATGGCAACTCACGCGCCATGCTGCCAGCAATTCCCTAGAATCCCTTGCCCCGACCTTGGTAAACGCCCAAATCGACCTCAACCCACATCAGGTCGAAGCGGCACTGTTTGCCTACGAAAACCCCTTATCCAAAGGCGTGATTCTCGCGGATGAAGTCGGTTTGGGAAAAACCATCGAAGCGGGCTTAGTCATTGCGCAACGTTGGGCAGAACGTAAACGCCGTATATTGATCATCGTCCCCGCCAACCTACGCAAACAATGGCATCAAGAGTTACAGGATAAATTCGGCTTGCCTTGTCTGCTGCTGGAAAGCAAAAACTACAACACCTTACAAAAAGCGGGTACTCGGCATCCGTTTGATAATACTGACCACATCATTATCGGCTCTTACCAATTTGCCAAAAGCAAGGCTAAAGACGTAAAAGCGGTGGATTGGGATTTGGTGGTGATGGACGAAGCGCACCGCCTGCGCAACGTTTACAAAACCGGGAATGTCATTGCCCGCACCCTCAAGGAAACACTGGCGCATGTGCATTCCAAAATCCTGCTGACCGCCACTCCGTTGCAAAATTCCTTGCTGGAACTGTATGGGCTGGTCAGCCTAATTGATGATCGGGTATTTGGTGATTTGGAGAGTTTCCGTACTCAGTTTGGACAAGCCAACCGCGAAACGACGCTGCAAAACTTGCGTCACCGTATCAGCCCGTTTTGCAAGCGAACCCTGCGGCGGCAAGTCCAGCAATACGTCCCCTATACCAAGCGCATTCCGATTCTGGAAGAGTTCACGCCGACACAAGATGAGCGGGATTTTTCCAATTTAGTTGCCGAGTATTTGCGTCGTCCCAAGTTGCAAGCCTTGCCGGATGGTCAACGCCAATTGATTTCACTGGTGTTGTGGAAACTGTTGGCCTCGTCTACCCATGCGATTGCAGGGGCATTGGAAACCATGGCAAACCGTTTGCAAGCCACATTGGATGACCCGAACAAACTCGATCTTGCAATGCTAGATGACGACTATGAGGCGTTGGATGAAACCGCCGAGGAATGGGATGACGAAGACCAGATAAACGACAAGCCACTCAACGTCCGCGAAGCTATCCAACAAGAAATGGGAGAACTACGCCTGTTCAAGGAAAAAGCCGACCAGATTCGGGATAATAGCAAGGGACAAGCCCTGTTGCTGGCACTGGATAAGGCATTCAAGGAACTGGAACGCTTGGGTGCGGCAAAAAAAGCCATCATCTTTACCGAATCCAAACGCACGCAAAGCTATCTGCAAAATCTGTTAAAGAACACGCCTTACGGTGCAGGTTTGGTGTTGTTCAATGGTACGAACAGTGACACCCAAGCTCAGCAAATCCATAAGGCATGGGCGCAACATCACGCCGGTACGGATAAGGTCAGCGGCTCGAAAACGGCAGATACCCGTGCCGCGCTGGTTGATTACTTCCGCGAAGAGGGCAGTGTGATGATTGCCACCGAAGCGGGGGCGGAGGGTATCAACCTTCAGTTCTGTTCACTGGTGATCAATTACGATTTGCCGTGGAATCCGCAACGCATTGAGCAGCGCATTGGGCGTTGCCACCGTTATGGGCAAAAACACGATGTCGTGGTGGTCAACTTTGTCGATTTGAGCAATGAGGCCGATAAGCGTGTGTATGAGTTGTTGGCGCAGAAATTCCAGCTTTTTGAAGGTGTTTTCGGTGCAAGCGATGAAGTATTGGGCGCAATCGGTTCGGGTATCGACTTTGAACGCCGCATTGCCCGTATCTACCAAACGTGCCGCAAACCGGAAGAAATTCGCAGCAGCTTTGCCGCACTCCAACAAGAATTGGCAGGTGAAATCACGGAAGCGATGACGCAAACCCGTCAGTTACAGACGGTTTCCGCGTTGGCACAGGAAGAACAGCATTTGCTGGTGGCGGCGGTTGACCGCAATGGTCATGTGTTGGCACTGGATGACCCTGATAAACTGTTACGCATTCCGGCAATGGTCACGGCGACACCGATAGATTTGCCTGACAGCCCATTGCTGCAATACGATCTTGAACAACGTAAAAATGCCTTGTTGCGTGAAATCAACGACCGCAACCTGAGCTATTTCGATCAGGAAGTGCAAAAGCTGGATGGCTGGGCAGATGATCTCAAGCTGGGGCTGGAACAGGAAATCAAGGACATCGACCGCGAAATCAAGGAAGTGCGCCGTACCGCTGCGATTGCGCCCACACTGGATGAAAAGCTCCACTGGCAGAAACGCCAGCGCGAACTGGAAACCAAACGCAGCAAGTCACGCCGCGAACTGTTCCGGCGGCAGGATGACATCGACGAGCAGCGCAATGAATTGATCACAGAACTGGAAGACCGCTTGCAGCAGCGGGTGGAAGAACAGGTGTTGTTTACGATTGAGTGGGAGTTGGTATGA
- a CDS encoding Fic family protein encodes MKFETFQAGILQPRYQYKSFEPVPVNHEWIWEDATINTLLESANRALGELNAFSLIVPDIDLFIEMHVVKEAQTSSRIEGTQTGIDEALMPEDQILPEKRDDWREVRNYINAVNTAIGELKTLPLSNRLLKQTHEILLSGVRGEHKQPGEFRISQNWIGGSSLRDAVFIPPHPDNVPELMGDLEKFWHNEMITVPHLVRLAISHYQFETIHPFLDGNGRIGRLLIPLYLVSHGLLAKPSLYLSDFFERNRASYYDALMRVRVANDLIHWVRFFLQGITETAIKGRETFHKILVLRMEVEQSLLHLGKRAPNAKQLLNLLYKHPIVSAAEVEKELMVSTPTANTLIRELEKLGIVREVTGQQRGRLYAFDRYLNLFVS; translated from the coding sequence ATGAAGTTTGAGACCTTTCAGGCCGGTATTTTGCAACCCCGCTACCAATACAAAAGTTTTGAGCCAGTTCCTGTCAATCATGAGTGGATATGGGAAGATGCCACCATCAATACCCTGCTGGAATCCGCCAACCGTGCCTTAGGTGAGTTAAACGCCTTTTCCCTGATTGTGCCGGATATTGACCTGTTCATTGAAATGCACGTCGTCAAAGAGGCGCAGACTTCCAGTCGTATCGAAGGCACACAAACGGGCATTGATGAAGCCTTAATGCCGGAAGATCAAATTTTGCCGGAAAAGCGTGACGATTGGCGCGAAGTGCGTAATTACATCAATGCCGTGAATACAGCGATTGGTGAACTCAAAACACTGCCACTTTCTAACCGTTTGCTCAAACAAACCCACGAAATCCTCTTGAGTGGCGTGCGGGGTGAACACAAACAACCGGGCGAATTTCGCATTAGTCAGAATTGGATCGGTGGTTCAAGCTTGCGGGATGCGGTTTTCATCCCACCACACCCTGACAATGTGCCTGAGCTGATGGGGGATTTGGAAAAGTTCTGGCATAACGAAATGATCACCGTGCCGCATCTGGTGCGGCTGGCGATCAGCCATTACCAGTTTGAAACCATCCACCCATTCTTGGATGGTAACGGGCGCATTGGGCGTTTGCTGATTCCGCTGTATCTGGTCAGTCATGGGCTGCTGGCAAAGCCTTCGTTGTACCTATCCGACTTTTTCGAGCGCAATCGTGCCAGTTACTACGATGCGTTGATGCGGGTGCGGGTAGCGAACGACCTGATCCATTGGGTGCGCTTTTTCCTGCAAGGTATTACGGAAACAGCGATTAAAGGGCGGGAAACCTTCCACAAGATTTTGGTCTTGAGGATGGAAGTGGAACAATCCTTACTGCATCTGGGCAAACGCGCTCCCAATGCGAAACAACTACTTAACCTGCTCTACAAGCATCCGATTGTGTCCGCTGCGGAGGTGGAAAAGGAGCTAATGGTCAGTACACCGACCGCTAATACCTTGATCCGTGAACTGGAAAAACTGGGTATCGTGCGCGAGGTGACAGGACAGCAACGTGGACGCTTGTACGCCTTTGATCGTTACCTTAATCTGTTCGTTAGTTAA
- a CDS encoding site-specific DNA-methyltransferase — MTQPKLELTWIGKSHRPKLEPRILLEDPAKSYHAATRVTDHDQFDNRLIFGDNLLALRALEAEFTGKIKCVYIDPPFNTQQAFEHYDDGLEHSLWLGLLRDRSEIIRKLLAEDGTLFVHIDDNELAYLIVLLDEIFGRANRVSVVTFKQGSATGHKSINPGVVSTTNFILIYAKNKALWKPNRVFTARLERDKRYGQYIGNYNEPFDKWRFMTLSGAFAASLNLPEKSLKKVLGSEYEEKMTNFVLQNASRVIQLARPDYNAVSGMARKMIDESKISPHTVMKLERENYSDMYFVGGQRILFYSDKLKFIDGKYVVGEPLTSLWDDVLSNNLHNEGGIDFPKGKKPEALIKRCFDLATNAGDWVLDSFAGSGTTGAVAHKMGRKWIMVELGDHCHTHIIPRLQKVIDGADQGGISKAVDWAGGGGFRYYKLAPSLLERDRWGNFTINPDYNAAMMSEALCKQHGYTYAPSETVFWQQGYATERSFLYATTQNLSFEQLQALAEEVGEHRSLLIIAAAWRGISGFDASRRWPNLTLKKIPNSILHLCEWGKDDYSLNVANLPMAQPVDEPTPVGRASARQVGLKSDPQQDNTSGTQASLFGEGETP; from the coding sequence ATGACCCAACCCAAACTCGAACTCACCTGGATCGGCAAATCCCACCGCCCCAAACTCGAACCGCGCATCCTGCTGGAAGACCCCGCCAAGTCCTACCACGCCGCCACCCGCGTGACCGACCACGACCAGTTCGACAACCGCCTGATTTTCGGGGATAACCTGCTGGCCTTACGCGCTTTGGAAGCCGAGTTCACCGGCAAGATCAAATGCGTGTATATTGACCCGCCTTTTAATACCCAGCAAGCATTTGAACATTATGATGATGGGTTGGAACATTCACTTTGGCTTGGTTTGCTTCGTGACCGTTCGGAAATTATCCGTAAACTGCTTGCAGAAGATGGAACGTTATTTGTTCATATTGATGATAATGAGCTTGCTTATTTGATTGTGTTGCTTGATGAAATTTTTGGTCGTGCAAACAGGGTATCAGTCGTTACCTTTAAGCAAGGCTCTGCTACAGGGCATAAATCAATTAATCCAGGAGTGGTTAGTACAACGAATTTTATTTTGATTTATGCAAAAAACAAGGCTTTATGGAAGCCTAATCGTGTTTTTACTGCCCGATTAGAACGGGATAAAAGATATGGTCAATATATCGGGAATTACAATGAACCATTTGATAAATGGCGATTTATGACTTTATCAGGTGCTTTTGCTGCAAGTCTCAATCTGCCGGAAAAAAGTCTAAAAAAGGTACTTGGGAGTGAATATGAAGAAAAAATGACTAATTTCGTATTGCAAAATGCCTCAAGGGTTATTCAGCTTGCTAGACCAGATTATAATGCCGTCAGTGGTATGGCTCGTAAAATGATTGATGAATCAAAAATCAGTCCACATACAGTCATGAAACTGGAGCGTGAGAATTATTCTGATATGTACTTTGTTGGTGGGCAACGGATTCTGTTTTATTCTGATAAGTTGAAATTTATAGATGGAAAATATGTGGTTGGTGAGCCGTTAACTAGCCTTTGGGATGATGTTTTATCTAACAATCTCCATAATGAGGGTGGGATTGATTTTCCTAAAGGTAAAAAACCGGAAGCACTCATTAAACGGTGCTTCGATTTAGCGACGAATGCGGGGGATTGGGTGCTGGATTCGTTTGCGGGGAGCGGCACGACGGGCGCGGTAGCGCACAAAATGGGGCGCAAGTGGATCATGGTGGAACTGGGCGACCACTGCCACACCCACATCATCCCGCGCCTGCAAAAAGTCATCGACGGAGCCGACCAAGGCGGCATCAGCAAAGCAGTAGACTGGGCGGGTGGCGGCGGATTCCGCTATTACAAACTCGCCCCCTCCCTGCTGGAGCGTGACCGCTGGGGCAACTTCACCATCAACCCCGACTACAACGCCGCGATGATGAGCGAAGCCCTGTGCAAACAACACGGCTACACCTACGCCCCCTCCGAAACCGTCTTCTGGCAACAAGGCTACGCCACCGAACGCAGTTTCCTCTACGCCACCACCCAAAACCTGTCATTCGAGCAATTGCAAGCACTCGCGGAAGAAGTCGGCGAACACCGTTCCCTGCTAATCATCGCCGCCGCATGGCGCGGCATCAGCGGCTTCGATGCCAGCCGCCGTTGGCCTAACCTCACCCTGAAAAAAATCCCCAATAGCATTTTGCACCTGTGCGAATGGGGCAAAGACGACTACAGCCTCAACGTCGCCAACCTGCCGATGGCACAGCCCGTGGATGAACCCACGCCTGTAGGTCGGGCTTCAGCCCGACAAGTCGGATTAAAATCCGACCCACAACAAGACAATACCAGCGGCACACAAGCCAGCTTATTTGGGGAAGGGGAAACACCATGA
- a CDS encoding DEAD/DEAH box helicase family protein, translating into MTRQQTLHDIKTSLSLRPPQAESLHKLATALETAPAMNQSGERDLNGILASLQAQFPTLDDFEREFPSLCFALATGVGKTRLMGAFITYLHQAYGINNFFVLAPNLTIYNKLIADFTPNTPKYVFKGIHHFVFQPPEIITGENYDYRAAQVQSSLLSPVTINIFNIAKINSEVRGGKEPRIKRIKEVLGDSYFNYLATLPDLVLLMDESHRYRASAGVRSINELKPLFGLELTATPFVETSRGPVPFKNVVMDYPLARAMADGFVKEPAVVTQRGFNAADHNPEDIERIKLEDGIRLHEITKVELITYARENGVAIVKPFMLVIARDTTHAAQLLTTVQTLFEGRYQGKAIQVDSSKSGAEEEEMITRLLAVESVNEPTEIVIHVNMLKEGWDVTNLYTIVPLRAANARTLIEQSIGRGLRLPYGKRTGNAAVDRLNIVAHDRFQEIIDEANKGDSPIRLQRIILDAPTADDKKISVEVKPNYETMLGKASRREETPPNLPLSGEEQAGGTSSSPPDKGELEGVSSAEQETMWIVAEVAANYAANREFVPTSNALLKADVQQAIAAEVRERLTPQQGALFTADHAADLAAIVAKTTTVMVQQTIDIPRILVNPTGEVEPGFHPFKLDVSGLHLQPGDRELVGQMLRTHEQFHLKAAASKQEERLEDYVVFALLDHDDIDYFSQKEILYDLAGQMVQHLRSYLSEDEAHNVLNKDRKLIAREIHAQMLKHFWEKASGYEVQVSRGFTPLKSCNFTATANQPPRSYRETVMETGKIKQMLFGGFEKCLYPLQKFDSDTERRFAVLLERDAQKWFKPAKGQFQIYYKLGTEQPEYVPDFVAETDDTIFMVETKAKTDMEAPDVQAKADAARRWCSHASDYAREQGTKPWRYLLIPHDEVREDRQLTDFRRFQ; encoded by the coding sequence ATGACACGCCAACAAACCCTGCACGACATCAAAACCAGCCTGTCCTTGCGCCCACCGCAAGCCGAATCGCTGCACAAGCTGGCAACCGCGCTGGAAACCGCCCCCGCCATGAACCAATCCGGCGAACGTGACCTCAACGGCATTCTGGCAAGCCTGCAAGCGCAATTCCCCACGCTGGACGATTTCGAGCGCGAATTCCCCTCGCTGTGTTTCGCGCTGGCAACAGGCGTGGGCAAAACCCGCTTAATGGGCGCGTTCATCACCTATTTGCATCAGGCTTATGGCATCAACAACTTCTTCGTGCTTGCGCCAAACCTCACGATTTACAACAAGCTGATTGCCGATTTCACCCCGAATACGCCCAAATACGTGTTCAAGGGCATCCACCATTTCGTGTTCCAGCCGCCGGAAATCATCACGGGCGAAAACTACGACTACCGCGCCGCGCAAGTGCAAAGCAGTTTGCTCTCGCCCGTCACCATCAATATTTTCAACATTGCCAAGATCAACTCGGAAGTGCGCGGCGGCAAAGAACCCCGTATCAAGCGCATCAAGGAAGTGCTGGGCGACAGCTATTTCAACTATCTGGCAACGCTCCCCGACCTCGTACTGCTGATGGATGAATCACACCGCTACCGTGCCAGTGCCGGGGTGCGTTCCATCAACGAACTCAAACCGTTGTTTGGTCTGGAACTCACCGCCACCCCGTTTGTGGAAACCAGCCGTGGCCCCGTACCGTTCAAAAACGTGGTGATGGATTACCCATTAGCGCGGGCAATGGCAGACGGCTTTGTGAAAGAACCCGCCGTTGTCACCCAGCGCGGATTCAATGCCGCCGACCACAACCCCGAAGACATTGAGCGCATCAAGCTGGAAGACGGTATCCGCCTGCACGAAATCACCAAAGTAGAGCTAATCACTTACGCCCGCGAAAACGGCGTTGCCATCGTCAAACCGTTCATGCTGGTCATCGCCCGCGACACCACCCATGCCGCGCAATTACTCACCACGGTACAAACCCTGTTCGAGGGGCGTTACCAAGGCAAAGCGATTCAAGTGGACAGCAGCAAATCCGGCGCGGAAGAAGAGGAAATGATCACCCGCCTGCTGGCAGTGGAAAGCGTCAACGAACCCACCGAAATCGTCATCCACGTCAATATGCTCAAAGAAGGCTGGGACGTGACCAACCTCTACACCATCGTGCCGCTACGTGCTGCCAACGCCCGCACCCTGATCGAACAATCCATCGGGCGCGGCTTACGCCTGCCCTACGGCAAACGCACCGGCAACGCCGCCGTCGACCGCCTCAATATCGTTGCCCACGACCGCTTTCAGGAAATCATCGACGAAGCCAACAAGGGCGACTCACCGATCCGTCTCCAGCGCATCATTCTGGATGCTCCCACGGCAGACGACAAAAAGATCAGTGTTGAAGTCAAGCCCAATTATGAAACGATGTTGGGGAAAGCAAGCCGAAGAGAAGAAACCCCTCCTAACCTCCCCTTGTCAGGGGAGGAACAAGCAGGCGGCACCTCCAGTTCTCCCCCTGATAAGGGGGAGTTAGAGGGGGTTTCTTCTGCCGAACAAGAAACAATGTGGATAGTCGCCGAAGTCGCTGCCAACTACGCCGCCAACCGCGAATTCGTCCCCACCAGCAATGCCCTGCTCAAAGCCGATGTGCAACAAGCCATTGCCGCCGAAGTCCGCGAACGCCTGACACCCCAGCAAGGCGCACTTTTCACTGCTGACCATGCCGCCGACCTCGCCGCGATTGTTGCCAAAACCACCACCGTCATGGTGCAACAAACCATCGACATCCCGCGCATCCTGGTCAACCCAACCGGCGAAGTCGAACCCGGCTTCCACCCCTTCAAACTGGATGTGAGCGGCTTGCACCTGCAACCGGGCGACCGCGAACTGGTCGGGCAGATGCTACGCACCCACGAACAATTCCACCTCAAAGCCGCCGCTAGCAAACAGGAAGAACGGCTGGAAGACTACGTGGTATTTGCCCTGCTGGATCACGACGACATTGATTACTTCAGCCAGAAAGAAATTCTCTACGATCTCGCCGGGCAAATGGTGCAACACCTGCGCTCTTACCTGTCCGAAGACGAGGCGCATAATGTGCTGAACAAAGACCGCAAACTGATTGCCCGCGAAATCCACGCGCAAATGCTCAAACATTTCTGGGAAAAAGCCAGCGGTTATGAAGTGCAAGTCAGCCGTGGTTTTACCCCACTAAAATCCTGCAACTTCACCGCCACTGCCAACCAGCCGCCGCGCTCTTACCGTGAAACCGTGATGGAAACGGGCAAGATCAAGCAAATGCTGTTCGGTGGCTTTGAGAAATGTTTGTACCCTTTACAGAAGTTTGATTCCGACACAGAACGCCGTTTTGCGGTGCTACTGGAGCGTGATGCGCAAAAGTGGTTCAAGCCCGCCAAAGGGCAATTCCAGATTTACTACAAATTGGGAACAGAACAGCCGGAATACGTGCCGGATTTTGTCGCGGAAACCGATGATACGATTTTCATGGTGGAAACCAAGGCCAAAACCGATATGGAAGCACCTGACGTGCAAGCCAAAGCGGATGCAGCAAGACGCTGGTGTAGCCATGCCTCAGATTATGCGCGAGAGCAAGGCACGAAACCGTGGCGTTATTTGCTGATTCCGCACGATGAAGTACGTGAAGACCGCCAGCTAACCGACTTCCGACGGTTTCAGTAA
- a CDS encoding ATP-binding cassette domain-containing protein encodes MIKARDGVIQYQGQNLLGVDAEKRANLGIGYVPQGRQIFPLLTVEENLLIGLPARRDKVRSIPPFIFELFPVLKEMLGRRGGDLSGGQQQQLAIGRALVLDPKLLILDEPTEGIQPNIVAEIGDIIRKLNKDIGLTVLLVEQKLPFARKVGDRFCILDRGRRVAEGEMHTLDDGLIQRYLTV; translated from the coding sequence TTGATCAAAGCACGGGATGGTGTGATTCAGTATCAGGGGCAAAACCTGCTGGGGGTGGATGCGGAAAAACGTGCCAACCTCGGCATTGGTTACGTGCCACAAGGGCGGCAGATTTTTCCGCTGCTCACCGTGGAAGAGAACTTGCTGATTGGCTTGCCTGCACGGCGTGACAAGGTGCGCAGTATTCCGCCGTTTATTTTCGAGCTGTTTCCGGTGTTGAAGGAAATGTTGGGGCGGCGCGGCGGCGATTTGTCCGGTGGGCAGCAACAGCAATTGGCGATTGGGCGGGCGTTGGTGCTTGACCCGAAATTGCTGATTCTTGACGAACCGACCGAGGGGATTCAGCCGAATATCGTGGCGGAAATCGGTGACATTATCCGCAAGCTCAATAAAGACATTGGGCTGACGGTGTTGCTGGTGGAACAGAAATTGCCGTTTGCGCGGAAAGTGGGGGATCGGTTCTGTATTCTGGATCGCGGGCGGCGCGTGGCGGAGGGGGAAATGCACACGTTGGATGATGGGTTGATTCAGCGGTATTTGACGGTGTAA
- a CDS encoding TorF family putative porin: MHTKKTLASGLLVMLSAAVLAAPVAHAGSGAEVSASVGVANMYLWRGIDLGDGDAAVSGDLKIGHDSGAYAGVWGSSGDASWGTEYDLYAGWGGKVGNLDVDASLWTYAYPDGDKVDADGKSTKKDPGELVDAVISVGSGPVNVTLYEALEGDDANEYRYVTAKYTKDKYSAMYGQHMYDKGISPGHIQLGYQYNDNLSFAVSQFVTDADTGEVFPATGKPVDDNPQFLVSYSIPLTK, translated from the coding sequence ATGCATACTAAAAAAACGCTTGCTAGTGGTCTTCTGGTGATGTTGTCTGCGGCTGTGTTGGCTGCACCCGTTGCACATGCGGGTTCTGGTGCAGAAGTCTCCGCTTCTGTCGGTGTTGCCAATATGTATTTGTGGCGTGGTATTGATCTGGGTGACGGCGATGCGGCTGTGTCTGGTGATCTGAAAATCGGTCATGATTCCGGTGCGTATGCAGGTGTCTGGGGTTCTTCCGGTGATGCGAGCTGGGGTACAGAGTACGATTTGTATGCCGGTTGGGGCGGTAAAGTCGGTAATTTGGATGTCGATGCCAGCTTGTGGACATACGCCTACCCTGATGGTGATAAAGTGGATGCAGACGGTAAGTCAACGAAAAAAGATCCAGGTGAATTGGTGGATGCGGTGATTTCTGTTGGTTCAGGCCCTGTCAACGTGACGTTGTATGAAGCGCTGGAAGGCGATGATGCCAACGAATACCGTTATGTCACGGCTAAGTACACCAAAGATAAATACTCTGCCATGTACGGTCAGCATATGTATGACAAAGGCATTAGTCCCGGTCATATCCAGCTTGGCTATCAGTACAATGATAATTTGAGCTTTGCAGTTAGCCAATTTGTGACTGATGCCGATACGGGAGAAGTCTTTCCAGCTACAGGTAAGCCAGTAGATGACAATCCGCAATTCTTGGTGAGCTATAGCATCCCATTGACTAAATAA
- a CDS encoding ATP-binding cassette domain-containing protein yields the protein MPPEHALVVRNIKKRFGDLAVLNGISLTAHKGDVISLLGSSGSGKSTLLRCINLLETPDEGEVYVTGERIEMTRDRHGKTIPKSQKQVDHIRTRLGMVFQGFNLWSHRTILDNIIEAPVHVLGIPKAEAKEYALELLHKVGIANKADSYPDHLSGGQQQRVAIARALAMKPAVMLFDEPTSALDPELVGEVLRVMRQLADEGMTMLVVTHEMGFAREVSSQVIFLHQGQIEEQGSPEQVFNNPRSERCQQFLATQLK from the coding sequence ATGCCCCCGGAACATGCCCTTGTCGTCCGTAACATCAAAAAACGCTTCGGTGATTTAGCCGTCCTCAATGGCATTTCACTCACCGCCCACAAAGGCGACGTGATTTCTTTATTAGGATCAAGCGGTTCAGGCAAAAGCACCCTGCTACGCTGCATCAATCTGCTCGAAACACCCGATGAAGGCGAGGTCTATGTCACCGGCGAGCGCATTGAAATGACCCGCGACCGGCACGGCAAAACTATTCCCAAAAGCCAGAAACAAGTTGATCACATCCGCACCCGCTTGGGCATGGTATTCCAAGGTTTTAACCTGTGGTCACACCGCACCATTTTGGACAACATTATTGAAGCCCCCGTGCATGTGCTGGGCATTCCCAAAGCTGAAGCCAAAGAATACGCTCTCGAATTGCTGCACAAAGTCGGCATTGCCAATAAAGCGGACAGCTATCCCGATCACCTTTCCGGTGGGCAGCAACAGCGCGTGGCGATTGCGCGAGCCTTGGCGATGAAACCCGCCGTGATGCTGTTCGATGAACCGACTTCCGCGCTTGACCCCGAATTGGTTGGCGAAGTGTTGCGCGTCATGCGCCAACTGGCTGATGAAGGCATGACCATGCTGGTTGTCACCCACGAAATGGGTTTTGCGCGGGAAGTATCCTCCCAAGTCATCTTTTTGCACCAAGGGCAGATTGAAGAACAAGGCAGCCCTGAACAAGTCTTCAACAACCCGCGTTCGGAACGTTGCCAGCAATTCCTTGCCACCCAGCTTAAATAA